The Petropleomorpha daqingensis genome includes a window with the following:
- a CDS encoding O-antigen ligase family protein: MRPGLLHGPLGRLAVAFLLVASTVGWRRGQYFSGSLDPVVVAKGGLSALALALAFYAAQTAGRRRLGTGSMWVLAVVLGCSVFGALTYGTLLASGLVAVRVAVLALTVFFLLRTATVYEFFAALAIASGTICLVAAVTGLPTLSSGRLSGGIPPLTPNEMALLASIVVLFVAWRVVLGESGWLRAGAALVALGIIWVTGSRTALLMLLVALAVMALHMRRARVGLVTGALVVAAVGSVVVITTGVLGSFIERNGTGTSTLDSRFIAWRAAATWADNVWQLVFGGGLSVKIIQVQGQWWNEQPLDSSWVSALVQTGLLGLLVCVGWGIWVLRGSLRAPHPHRVLFLGVAVFVLGRSLLESGLFDATPAFLMFFAVSLLAEGGSRARLREELRGAAVPPMLRRSRDPLPVVVPRVP, translated from the coding sequence ATGAGGCCCGGGCTGCTCCACGGCCCCCTCGGTCGGCTCGCCGTGGCGTTCCTGCTCGTGGCCAGCACCGTCGGGTGGCGGCGGGGGCAGTACTTCTCCGGTTCTCTTGACCCGGTCGTGGTGGCCAAGGGCGGTCTGTCGGCGCTCGCGCTGGCGCTGGCGTTCTACGCCGCGCAGACCGCGGGCCGCCGCCGGCTGGGCACCGGGTCGATGTGGGTGCTCGCCGTCGTCCTCGGGTGCTCGGTCTTCGGCGCGCTGACCTACGGGACCCTGCTGGCCAGCGGGCTGGTCGCCGTCCGGGTCGCCGTCCTGGCGCTCACCGTGTTCTTCCTGCTGCGCACCGCCACGGTCTACGAGTTCTTCGCCGCGCTGGCGATCGCCAGCGGCACGATCTGCCTGGTCGCGGCGGTCACCGGCCTGCCGACGCTGTCCAGCGGCCGGCTCTCCGGGGGCATCCCGCCCCTGACGCCCAACGAGATGGCGCTGCTGGCCAGCATCGTCGTCCTGTTCGTCGCCTGGCGGGTCGTGCTCGGCGAGAGCGGCTGGCTGCGCGCCGGCGCCGCGCTGGTCGCCCTGGGCATCATCTGGGTGACCGGATCGCGGACGGCGCTGCTCATGCTGCTCGTGGCGCTGGCGGTCATGGCGCTGCACATGCGCCGGGCCCGGGTCGGCCTGGTCACCGGCGCGCTCGTGGTGGCCGCGGTGGGCTCCGTCGTCGTGATCACCACCGGCGTGCTCGGCTCGTTCATCGAGCGCAACGGCACCGGCACGAGCACCCTCGACTCCCGCTTCATCGCCTGGCGGGCCGCCGCGACCTGGGCCGACAACGTCTGGCAGCTGGTGTTCGGCGGCGGGCTGTCGGTGAAGATCATCCAGGTGCAGGGCCAGTGGTGGAACGAGCAGCCGCTGGACAGCAGCTGGGTCTCCGCGCTCGTGCAGACGGGCCTGCTGGGGCTGCTCGTGTGCGTCGGCTGGGGGATCTGGGTGCTCCGCGGCTCGCTGCGGGCGCCGCACCCGCACCGGGTGCTGTTCCTCGGGGTCGCCGTCTTCGTGCTCGGCCGCAGCCTCCTGGAGAGCGGCCTGTTCGACGCGACGCCGGCGTTCCTCATGTTCTTCGCCGTCTCGCTGCTCGCCGAGGGCGGGTCCCGCGCGCGGCTGCGCGAGGAGCTGCGGGGGGCCGCCGTCCCGCCGATGCTGCGGCGCTCCCGCGATCCGCTGCCCGTCGTCGTCCCCCGGGTGCCCTGA
- a CDS encoding PKD domain-containing protein, with the protein MSARARIPGRRAVAVTLGLLLLSAGLGVAVPASAQADSAPATPSAATPTTVAADGLPTVQIDGVAWSQVVVGNTVYVAGKFTSARPAGSAAGTNETPRANLLAYDIRTGELVPGFAPVLDGQALVVVASPDGSRIYVGGDFTTVNGQPRRRVAAFDTATGSLVAAWHPSISSQVRAIAATADTVYLGGSITAVGSTSRTKLAAVSAADGSLLPWAPVPGPGSTASNKEPGKTAAQEATLDYDVLSLVVTGGGDQVVAAGRFDTMNGSKATGVAALDPVSGANRPFAINQMITNQGINSAIYSLSTDGSTVFGTAYDYYGPGNLEGDFQVTADGGRIIAMNTCHGDTYSSYVTGGVLYLASHEHDCSSINGFPEQNPRVNRFATAMSVAPTQTLGSASGTWSGQPGVSQLPWFPSVTAGTFTGQGQAMWSVSGAGSYVAYAGEFTAVNGVAQQGLVRFALPSIAPNKVGPTPAKGLTPTVTAPVAGLARVSWTATSDPDNEFLTYRVFRDGASTPVYTTTQSSLWWRTPTLSYADVGVAAGTHSYKITVTDPWGNKIGGGAATSVTVPAGTYTPRAYADTIRADGAQSYWPLGESSGTTALDYAGNSDLTVSGGVTPGRAGALTGDADTAFGFNGSNGLAATRTAAAAPALFTEEAWFQTSSRQGGKIMGFGTAASGLSGSYDRHVYMDGSGRVLFGVYPGSMQTVQSATGFNDGKWHHVVASLSSSGMALYLDGVLVASRTDVTTAQSYNGYFRIGGDNTWTGAKYFSGSVDEVALYSTALPADRVAAHYTLGRTGKATNAKPTASFTKTVRKATVSVDASASADPDGSIASYAWDFGDGTTASGVTAAHTYASARTFPITLRVTDDEGATATSTSSVTATPNQAPTASFTSTVTDRSVALSATAADADGTVASYAWTFGDGATATGATAAHTYAADGTYAVGLTVTDDEGATTTVTHDVSVAAPVFLASDTFNRTVASGLGTADVGGAWTMSNGTTRQSVAPGAATLRLDAAGNLTGSYLGAVSQTAADVRTSFSLSAAPTGSGASVYVTGRRVGTNLEYRARVRFLATGSVAVAITKLAGSSSEVLVGSEVTVAGLTYTPGTPVNVHLVVTGTGTTQLAATVWTGTTEPATPTVTRTDTEAALQAPGAVGLSDYLSGSATAPLAVRFTGFTVAVPR; encoded by the coding sequence ATGTCCGCACGTGCACGCATCCCGGGTCGGCGCGCGGTCGCCGTCACGCTCGGGCTCCTGCTCCTCTCGGCCGGCCTCGGGGTCGCCGTCCCGGCGTCGGCGCAGGCCGACTCCGCACCGGCCACCCCGTCGGCCGCCACGCCGACCACGGTCGCCGCCGACGGGCTCCCGACGGTGCAGATCGACGGCGTCGCCTGGTCGCAGGTCGTCGTCGGCAACACCGTCTACGTCGCGGGCAAGTTCACCTCCGCGCGCCCCGCCGGCTCCGCAGCCGGGACGAACGAGACGCCGCGGGCCAACCTGCTCGCCTACGACATCCGCACCGGTGAGCTGGTCCCCGGCTTCGCCCCGGTCCTCGACGGCCAGGCGCTGGTCGTGGTCGCCTCCCCGGACGGTTCGCGGATCTACGTCGGCGGCGACTTCACCACCGTGAACGGGCAGCCCCGCCGGCGCGTCGCCGCGTTCGACACCGCGACGGGCTCGCTCGTCGCGGCGTGGCACCCCAGCATCAGCAGCCAGGTCCGGGCGATCGCCGCGACCGCCGACACCGTCTACCTCGGCGGCAGCATCACCGCGGTCGGCTCGACGTCGCGGACCAAGCTCGCCGCGGTCAGCGCCGCGGACGGTTCGCTGCTGCCCTGGGCGCCCGTGCCCGGTCCGGGGTCGACGGCATCCAACAAGGAGCCGGGCAAGACCGCGGCCCAGGAGGCCACGCTCGACTACGACGTCCTCTCCCTGGTCGTCACCGGGGGTGGGGACCAGGTCGTGGCCGCCGGCCGGTTCGACACCATGAACGGCAGCAAGGCCACCGGCGTCGCCGCGCTCGACCCGGTGTCCGGCGCCAACCGTCCGTTCGCGATCAACCAGATGATCACCAACCAGGGGATCAACTCGGCGATCTACAGCCTGTCGACCGACGGCTCGACGGTCTTCGGCACCGCCTACGACTACTACGGTCCCGGCAACCTCGAGGGCGACTTCCAGGTCACCGCGGACGGCGGCCGGATCATCGCCATGAACACCTGCCACGGGGACACGTACTCGAGCTACGTCACCGGCGGGGTCCTCTACCTGGCCAGCCACGAGCACGACTGCAGCAGCATCAACGGCTTCCCGGAGCAGAACCCGCGGGTCAACAGGTTCGCCACCGCGATGAGCGTCGCGCCCACGCAGACCCTGGGCAGCGCGAGCGGCACGTGGAGCGGCCAGCCCGGCGTCAGCCAGCTGCCCTGGTTCCCGTCGGTCACCGCCGGCACCTTCACCGGCCAGGGGCAGGCCATGTGGAGCGTCTCGGGCGCCGGCTCCTACGTCGCCTACGCGGGGGAGTTCACCGCGGTCAACGGCGTGGCCCAGCAGGGCCTGGTGCGCTTCGCGCTCCCGTCGATCGCGCCGAACAAGGTCGGCCCGACCCCCGCGAAGGGGCTCACCCCGACCGTGACCGCGCCGGTCGCGGGCCTGGCCCGCGTCTCCTGGACGGCGACCAGCGACCCGGACAACGAGTTCCTGACCTACCGGGTGTTCCGGGACGGCGCGAGCACGCCGGTCTACACCACCACGCAGTCCTCGCTGTGGTGGCGCACGCCGACGCTGTCGTACGCCGACGTGGGCGTCGCGGCGGGCACGCACAGCTACAAGATCACGGTGACCGACCCGTGGGGCAACAAGATCGGCGGTGGCGCGGCCACCTCCGTGACCGTGCCGGCCGGGACGTACACGCCGCGGGCCTACGCCGACACCATCCGCGCCGACGGCGCGCAGAGCTACTGGCCGCTCGGGGAGTCCTCGGGCACCACGGCGCTGGACTACGCCGGCAACAGCGACCTGACGGTCAGCGGCGGGGTCACCCCGGGCCGCGCGGGCGCGCTCACCGGTGACGCCGACACCGCCTTCGGGTTCAACGGCAGCAACGGCCTGGCCGCCACCCGGACGGCCGCGGCGGCACCGGCGCTCTTCACCGAGGAGGCGTGGTTCCAGACGAGCTCGCGCCAGGGCGGGAAGATCATGGGCTTCGGCACCGCCGCCAGCGGCCTGTCGGGCAGCTACGACCGGCACGTCTACATGGACGGCAGCGGCCGGGTGCTCTTCGGCGTCTACCCGGGCTCGATGCAGACCGTGCAGAGCGCGACCGGCTTCAACGACGGCAAGTGGCACCACGTCGTCGCGTCGCTGAGCTCCTCGGGCATGGCCCTGTACCTGGACGGCGTCCTGGTCGCCTCGCGCACCGACGTGACCACCGCGCAGAGCTACAACGGCTACTTCCGCATCGGCGGGGACAACACGTGGACCGGTGCGAAGTACTTCAGCGGGAGCGTCGACGAGGTCGCGCTCTACTCGACCGCGCTGCCGGCCGACCGGGTGGCCGCGCACTACACGCTCGGCCGCACCGGCAAGGCGACCAACGCCAAGCCCACGGCGTCGTTCACCAAGACCGTCCGCAAGGCGACGGTGAGCGTCGACGCGTCGGCCTCGGCCGACCCCGACGGCAGCATCGCGTCCTACGCCTGGGACTTCGGTGACGGGACCACCGCCTCCGGCGTCACGGCCGCGCACACCTACGCGAGCGCCCGCACCTTCCCGATCACCCTCAGGGTGACCGACGACGAGGGCGCCACGGCGACCTCGACCTCGTCGGTGACGGCCACGCCGAACCAGGCCCCGACGGCGTCGTTCACCTCGACGGTGACCGACCGGAGCGTCGCGCTCTCGGCCACGGCCGCGGACGCCGACGGCACGGTGGCGTCCTACGCGTGGACCTTCGGGGACGGCGCGACCGCCACCGGGGCCACCGCGGCGCACACCTACGCCGCCGACGGCACCTACGCCGTCGGCCTCACCGTCACCGACGACGAGGGGGCGACGACGACGGTGACGCACGACGTCTCCGTGGCCGCGCCGGTCTTCCTGGCCTCCGACACCTTCAACCGGACCGTCGCCAGCGGGCTGGGCACCGCCGACGTCGGTGGCGCCTGGACGATGTCCAACGGCACCACCCGCCAGTCGGTGGCTCCGGGGGCGGCCACGCTGCGGCTCGACGCGGCCGGCAACCTCACCGGGTCCTACCTCGGTGCGGTGTCCCAGACGGCCGCCGACGTCCGCACGTCGTTCTCGCTCTCGGCGGCGCCGACGGGTTCCGGGGCCTCGGTGTACGTCACCGGCCGCCGGGTCGGCACGAACCTGGAGTACCGGGCCCGGGTGCGGTTCCTGGCCACCGGGAGCGTCGCGGTGGCGATCACCAAGCTCGCCGGCTCCTCCAGCGAGGTGCTGGTCGGCAGCGAGGTGACGGTGGCGGGGCTGACCTACACCCCGGGCACGCCGGTCAACGTGCACCTGGTCGTCACCGGCACCGGGACGACGCAGCTGGCGGCGACGGTGTGGACGGGCACGACCGAGCCGGCGACGCCGACGGTCACCCGCACCGACACCGAGGCCGCCCTGCAGGCACCGGGCGCGGTGGGCCTGTCGGACTACCTGTCCGGCAGCGCCACGGCGCCGCTCGCGGTCCGGTTCACCGGCTTCACGGTGGCCGTGCCTCGTTGA
- a CDS encoding glycosyltransferase family 4 protein — MKVLFDAYWWVEGQPSGRRVVDSFLRTWLADWPEDELSAAVPARHLDQARAFAGGAPLTLHPVRARPHGVSVLTELGRLARDADAVLSQNYTPLRARAVRAVFIHDLMFDEHPEFFSRVERAYFAGMPWSARGADVVLTSTAAEAARIARVRPRLAGKVRPVGLSVPEAFRTRVAKDPGAGVEPGRFLLCVGRLNVRKNVDRLIDAVLAADLVRPDFPLVVVGEPNGLAIRGADADDRRVRFLGGVDDEGLKWLYEQCRLFVFPSLDEGFGLPVVEAALSGAPMVLSDIPAFRELAPGAAFFDPMSTAAIGAAIGDELGRPSPSPSPEVAVPSWSEVVGRIRATLAEQVAARR, encoded by the coding sequence GTGAAGGTGCTCTTCGACGCGTACTGGTGGGTGGAGGGCCAGCCGTCGGGGCGCCGGGTCGTCGACTCGTTCCTGCGCACCTGGCTGGCCGACTGGCCGGAGGACGAGCTGAGCGCCGCGGTGCCGGCCCGCCACCTCGACCAGGCCCGTGCCTTCGCCGGCGGCGCGCCGCTCACGCTGCACCCGGTGCGGGCGCGCCCGCACGGCGTCAGCGTGCTCACCGAGCTCGGCCGGCTGGCCCGCGACGCCGACGCGGTCCTGTCGCAGAACTACACGCCGCTGCGCGCCCGCGCGGTCCGGGCAGTGTTCATCCACGACCTCATGTTCGACGAGCACCCGGAGTTCTTCAGTCGCGTCGAGCGCGCGTACTTCGCCGGCATGCCGTGGTCGGCCCGCGGCGCCGACGTCGTGCTGACCTCCACCGCCGCCGAGGCGGCCCGCATCGCGCGGGTGCGTCCCCGGCTGGCGGGCAAGGTCCGCCCGGTCGGGCTGAGCGTCCCGGAGGCGTTCCGCACCCGGGTGGCGAAGGACCCGGGCGCCGGCGTGGAGCCGGGCCGGTTCCTGCTCTGCGTCGGCCGGCTCAACGTCCGCAAGAACGTCGACCGGCTGATCGACGCCGTCCTGGCCGCCGACCTGGTCCGCCCCGACTTCCCGCTGGTGGTCGTCGGCGAGCCGAACGGGCTGGCCATCCGGGGTGCCGACGCCGACGACCGTCGCGTCCGCTTCCTCGGCGGGGTGGACGACGAGGGCCTCAAGTGGCTCTACGAGCAGTGCCGGCTGTTCGTCTTCCCCTCGCTGGACGAGGGCTTCGGCCTGCCGGTGGTCGAGGCGGCGCTGTCCGGCGCCCCGATGGTGCTCAGCGACATCCCGGCCTTCCGCGAGCTCGCACCCGGCGCGGCCTTCTTCGACCCGATGAGCACAGCGGCCATCGGGGCGGCGATCGGTGACGAGCTCGGCCGCCCCTCCCCCAGCCCGAGCCCCGAGGTGGCGGTGCCGAGCTGGTCGGAGGTGGTCGGCCGGATCCGCGCGACGCTGGCCGAGCAGGTCGCCGCTCGCCGCTGA
- a CDS encoding PKD domain-containing protein has product MTAVPPRVRTRALSGFVALLTAAGAVALLPGTAAADTRPVAGTPSTVAADALPTVQIDGVAWAQAVVGNTVYVGGSFTSARPAGAPAGTDETPRANLLAYDVRSGELITSFAPNLNGQVLAVTASPDGSRVYVAGDFTEIDGQVRKRVAAFDTATGALVSTWAPNVNSQVRAVAATADTVYLGGSITAVGGVSRTRLAAVTAADGSLLPWAPVPGVGSTAGNSDGNKSTSDQVMALVVTGGGSQVVASGRFDSMNGTKATGVAAMDPVTGATRPFAINQKITNQGINSAVYSLTTSGDLVIGTAYDYYGPGNLEGSFVAKADGGTIVEVNDCRGDTYSSYATDGVIYVASHTHDCGAINGFPEQPVRVHKFGTAYTLAPTQTLKTHLLKNNNFLGQPAGSQLDWFPTLTPGTFTGQGQAGWSVTGNGQYVVYGGEFPRVNGTGQQGLVRFAVADIAPDTMGPDVSDALTPVVTAGTTAGTAKLTWTATSDPDNENLTYQVFRDGEAAPVYAAVQASRWWQLPAMSFTDSGLTSGTHRYLVTATDPFGNSVSSAEVSVAVTGAAAPGSAQSYGDAVRADGATNQWRLGESTGTTAADSIGGSPMTVGTGVSRSVSGALTGDSNTAFSFNGTSSATLSTQTAAAAPTTFTEEAWFQTTSTKGGRILGFGNAKTGTSSSYDRQVYLDNRGRVTFGVSSRLLFWNVQSTVSSSASFNDGKWHHVAATLGSNGMALYVDGVLVDSRTDVTSAQAFTGYLRVGSDKAMGGVDTFTGRIDEVALYGKALTAEQIAAHRALGINGKPANLAPTARFANTKADTTVAFDATASVDLDGTIASYAWAFGDGSTGTGRTASHTYPGTGTYNATLTVTDDKGATGTMTVPVSVVANRLPVATFTSAVTDRTVRVDGSSSSDADGSVARWAWDFGDGGTATGATASHTYAADGTYTVTLVVTDDKGATGTLRQDVAALGTQVLAADTFGRTTTGGLGSADTGGAWTSSAGAPRQSVTPGAAQLRLDAASQNDTAYLGGVAATTTDVRTSFSLSATPTGNGTYVFVTGRRVDGVGEYRVRVRVAPDGSVGLSLSRLVGTTDGYPGGETVVPGLTWTPGTVLNVRVQTSGTATTEVRSSVWAAGTAEPTTPTITRTDANAALQVAGAVGLTASRPGGTTAATVVTVHGFRAIVPGAGATANQAPTAAFRHGESALTTTLDASPSADADGTVVSYAWDFGDGTTGAGAAATHTYTAAGTYPVRLVVTDDSGTSAVLDAQVTVSPTADQPVVLAADAFNRTVGNGLGTADVGGAWTVAYGSNRQSVTPGAAELRLDAAGNQTGSFLADVAQTSADVRTTFSLTAAPTGGGTSVYVTGRRVDTWLQYRARVRFLANGTVGVGITKLTGGTTEQLVGSEVIVPGLSYTPGTPISLHLVVSGTGTTQLTATVWTGATEPATPTVTRTDTEAVLQVPGGVGLLAYLSGSATSPLAVRFTDFSVTVPR; this is encoded by the coding sequence ATGACCGCAGTACCGCCGCGCGTCCGCACGCGCGCACTCTCCGGCTTCGTCGCGCTGCTGACCGCGGCCGGGGCGGTGGCCCTGCTGCCCGGGACCGCCGCGGCCGACACCCGCCCGGTGGCCGGCACGCCGTCCACCGTCGCGGCCGACGCGCTGCCGACGGTGCAGATCGACGGTGTCGCCTGGGCCCAGGCCGTCGTCGGCAACACCGTCTACGTCGGTGGCTCGTTCACCTCGGCCCGCCCGGCCGGCGCGCCCGCGGGCACCGACGAGACGCCGCGCGCGAACCTGCTCGCCTACGACGTCCGCTCCGGCGAGCTGATCACCTCGTTCGCGCCGAACCTCAACGGTCAGGTGCTGGCCGTCACCGCGTCGCCCGACGGCTCGCGCGTGTACGTCGCCGGTGACTTCACCGAGATCGACGGCCAGGTGCGCAAGCGGGTCGCCGCGTTCGACACCGCGACCGGTGCGCTGGTCAGCACGTGGGCGCCGAACGTCAACAGCCAGGTGCGCGCGGTCGCCGCGACCGCCGACACCGTCTACCTCGGCGGCAGCATCACGGCCGTCGGCGGGGTCAGCCGGACCCGCCTGGCCGCGGTGACCGCGGCCGACGGCTCCCTGCTGCCGTGGGCTCCCGTCCCCGGCGTCGGCTCCACGGCCGGCAACAGCGACGGCAACAAGTCCACCAGCGACCAGGTGATGGCGCTGGTCGTCACCGGCGGCGGCTCGCAGGTGGTCGCCTCCGGCCGGTTCGACTCGATGAACGGCACCAAGGCCACCGGCGTCGCCGCGATGGACCCGGTCACCGGTGCCACCCGGCCGTTCGCGATCAACCAGAAGATCACCAACCAGGGCATCAACTCGGCGGTCTACAGCCTGACCACGTCGGGCGACCTGGTGATCGGCACGGCCTACGACTACTACGGCCCCGGCAACCTCGAGGGCTCCTTCGTGGCCAAGGCCGACGGCGGCACGATCGTCGAGGTCAACGACTGCCGCGGTGACACGTACTCCAGCTACGCGACCGACGGCGTGATCTACGTGGCCAGCCACACGCACGACTGCGGCGCGATCAACGGCTTCCCCGAGCAGCCGGTGCGGGTGCACAAGTTCGGCACCGCCTACACGCTGGCGCCGACCCAGACCCTCAAGACGCACCTGCTGAAGAACAACAACTTCCTGGGCCAGCCGGCCGGCTCGCAGCTGGACTGGTTCCCGACGCTGACCCCCGGCACCTTCACCGGTCAGGGCCAGGCGGGCTGGAGCGTCACCGGCAACGGCCAGTACGTCGTCTACGGCGGCGAGTTCCCGCGGGTCAACGGCACTGGCCAGCAGGGCCTCGTGCGCTTCGCCGTCGCCGACATCGCGCCGGACACGATGGGTCCGGACGTCTCCGACGCCCTCACCCCGGTCGTCACGGCCGGCACGACCGCCGGCACGGCCAAGCTGACCTGGACCGCGACCAGCGACCCGGACAACGAGAACCTGACCTACCAGGTCTTCCGCGACGGCGAGGCCGCCCCGGTCTACGCGGCCGTGCAGGCCTCCCGGTGGTGGCAGCTGCCGGCCATGTCGTTCACCGACAGCGGCCTGACCAGCGGCACGCACCGCTACCTGGTCACCGCCACCGACCCGTTCGGCAACAGCGTCTCCTCGGCCGAGGTCTCGGTCGCCGTCACCGGCGCGGCCGCGCCGGGCAGCGCGCAGAGCTACGGCGACGCCGTCCGGGCCGACGGCGCCACCAACCAGTGGCGGCTCGGGGAGTCGACCGGCACGACGGCGGCCGACAGCATCGGCGGCTCGCCGATGACCGTCGGCACCGGCGTCAGCAGGAGCGTCAGCGGCGCCCTGACCGGCGACTCGAACACCGCCTTCTCCTTCAACGGCACCTCGTCGGCGACCCTGTCGACGCAGACCGCGGCCGCGGCTCCGACCACCTTCACCGAGGAGGCGTGGTTCCAGACCACGTCGACCAAGGGTGGCCGGATCCTCGGGTTCGGCAACGCGAAGACGGGCACGAGCTCGAGCTACGACCGGCAGGTCTACCTGGACAACCGGGGCCGCGTGACCTTCGGCGTGAGCAGCCGGCTCCTGTTCTGGAACGTCCAGAGCACGGTGTCCAGCTCGGCCTCGTTCAACGACGGCAAGTGGCACCACGTCGCCGCGACCCTCGGGTCCAACGGCATGGCGCTCTACGTCGACGGGGTTCTCGTGGACTCCCGCACCGACGTCACGTCGGCGCAGGCGTTCACCGGCTACCTGCGCGTCGGCAGCGACAAGGCCATGGGGGGCGTGGACACCTTCACCGGGCGCATCGACGAGGTCGCGCTGTACGGCAAGGCGCTGACGGCCGAGCAGATCGCCGCGCACCGCGCGCTGGGCATCAACGGCAAGCCGGCGAACCTGGCCCCCACCGCCCGCTTCGCGAACACCAAGGCCGACACGACGGTCGCCTTCGACGCCACTGCGTCGGTCGACCTCGACGGCACGATCGCGAGCTACGCGTGGGCGTTCGGCGACGGCAGCACCGGCACCGGCAGGACCGCGTCGCACACCTACCCGGGGACCGGCACGTACAACGCCACGCTGACGGTCACCGACGACAAGGGCGCGACCGGCACCATGACCGTCCCGGTCTCCGTCGTGGCCAACCGGCTGCCGGTCGCCACGTTCACCAGCGCGGTCACCGACCGCACGGTGCGCGTCGACGGCTCGTCGTCCTCCGACGCCGACGGCTCCGTGGCCCGCTGGGCCTGGGACTTCGGTGACGGCGGCACGGCCACCGGCGCGACGGCGTCGCACACCTACGCCGCCGACGGCACCTACACCGTCACCCTCGTCGTCACCGACGACAAGGGCGCGACCGGCACCCTGCGCCAGGACGTCGCCGCCCTCGGCACCCAGGTGCTCGCGGCCGACACCTTCGGCCGGACGACGACCGGGGGCCTCGGCTCCGCCGACACCGGCGGCGCCTGGACCTCCTCGGCCGGCGCTCCCCGCCAGTCGGTGACCCCGGGTGCGGCGCAGCTGCGCCTGGACGCGGCGAGCCAGAACGACACCGCCTACCTCGGCGGCGTCGCGGCCACCACGACCGACGTCCGCACGTCGTTCTCGCTCTCGGCGACCCCGACCGGCAACGGCACCTACGTGTTCGTGACCGGCCGCCGCGTCGACGGGGTGGGGGAGTACCGGGTCCGCGTCCGCGTGGCGCCCGACGGCTCGGTCGGCCTGTCGCTGTCGCGGCTGGTCGGCACGACCGACGGCTACCCCGGCGGCGAGACCGTCGTCCCCGGGCTGACCTGGACGCCGGGCACCGTGCTCAACGTGCGGGTCCAGACGTCGGGCACCGCCACCACCGAGGTCAGGTCGTCGGTGTGGGCGGCCGGCACGGCCGAGCCCACGACGCCGACGATCACGCGGACCGACGCGAACGCCGCGCTGCAGGTGGCCGGGGCCGTGGGCCTCACCGCCAGCCGGCCCGGCGGCACGACCGCAGCCACGGTCGTGACGGTGCACGGGTTCCGGGCGATCGTCCCGGGCGCCGGGGCCACCGCGAACCAGGCGCCGACCGCCGCCTTCCGGCACGGGGAGTCCGCCCTGACGACGACCCTGGACGCCTCGCCCTCGGCCGACGCCGACGGCACGGTGGTCTCCTACGCCTGGGACTTCGGTGACGGCACCACCGGTGCGGGTGCGGCGGCGACGCACACCTACACCGCGGCCGGCACCTACCCGGTGCGGCTGGTCGTGACCGACGACTCCGGGACCTCCGCGGTCCTCGACGCGCAGGTCACCGTCAGCCCGACCGCCGACCAGCCGGTCGTGCTCGCGGCCGACGCGTTCAACCGGACGGTCGGCAACGGGCTGGGCACCGCCGACGTGGGCGGGGCGTGGACCGTCGCCTACGGCAGCAACCGCCAGTCGGTGACCCCGGGTGCGGCCGAGCTGCGCCTGGACGCCGCGGGCAACCAGACCGGCTCGTTCCTCGCCGACGTGGCGCAGACCAGCGCGGACGTGCGCACCACGTTCTCGCTGACCGCCGCACCGACCGGCGGCGGCACCTCGGTCTACGTCACCGGCCGGCGGGTGGACACCTGGCTGCAGTACCGGGCCCGGGTGCGCTTCCTCGCCAACGGCACCGTGGGCGTGGGGATCACCAAGCTCACCGGCGGCACCACCGAGCAGCTCGTCGGCTCGGAGGTGATCGTGCCCGGCCTCAGCTACACGCCGGGGACGCCGATCTCGCTGCACCTGGTCGTCTCCGGCACGGGGACGACGCAGCTGACGGCCACGGTGTGGACGGGCGCGACCGAGCCGGCGACGCCGACGGTCACCCGCACCGACACCGAGGCCGTGCTCCAGGTGCCCGGTGGCGTGGGCCTGCTGGCCTACCTGTCCGGGAGCGCGACCTCGCCCCTGGCGGTCCGGTTCACCGACTTCTCGGTGACCGTGCCGCGCTGA